The following are encoded together in the Streptomyces sp. NBC_01465 genome:
- a CDS encoding sugar transferase, with product MRQGGLVDPFPSARGRLTDGAMGQPASDWEQRYRRNVIISDTLATFVVVASIGQFFGARDAANWHEKWGILAFGTELLVLGALTLSRSWAPAVLGQGAEEFRRLGRSLFTVVVVLALGGIALTSRNIKLWIFVAIPMIGIVTMTERYLLRLWLHRQRKVGQCLRPVLAAGSPDTVRDLINRTRKFPHLGWRVEAVCTVDGRGLDGDQLDGVPVVGQLADAAGHVRRDGYRVVAVTPDPYWSPDRLQKLAWNLEGSDAEMVVAPVLMEVAGPRLHVDAVLGIPLLRVSMPAFTGARRVIKGVMDRVGAAILLVMLMPLLVLVGLLVVVDSRGGMVYRQRRVGKNGREFIILKFRTMSAGAHAARAQLADRDEGAGLLFKVRGDPRVTRVGAVLRRYSIDEVPQLFNVLTGSMSLVGPRPPLPEESAAYGPDIRRRLLVKPGLTGLWQISGRSDLPWDEAVRLDLRYVEDWSLALDAVILWKTFRAVIHGQGAY from the coding sequence ATGCGGCAGGGGGGATTAGTCGACCCTTTTCCGTCGGCGCGAGGGCGTCTGACGGACGGGGCGATGGGTCAGCCGGCGAGCGACTGGGAACAGCGCTACAGGCGCAATGTGATCATCAGCGACACCTTGGCCACCTTCGTGGTGGTGGCATCGATCGGCCAGTTCTTCGGGGCCAGAGATGCCGCCAACTGGCATGAGAAGTGGGGGATTCTGGCCTTCGGCACCGAGCTGCTCGTGCTCGGAGCGCTCACCCTGAGCCGCTCGTGGGCGCCGGCCGTGCTCGGTCAGGGCGCGGAGGAATTCCGCAGGCTCGGACGCTCGCTCTTCACGGTGGTCGTCGTACTGGCGCTCGGTGGGATCGCTCTCACCTCGCGCAACATCAAACTCTGGATCTTTGTCGCGATCCCCATGATCGGGATCGTGACCATGACCGAGCGGTATCTGCTCCGTCTCTGGCTGCACCGGCAGCGCAAGGTCGGACAGTGTCTGCGACCGGTGCTCGCCGCCGGGAGCCCCGACACGGTGCGCGACCTGATCAACCGGACCCGCAAATTCCCGCACCTCGGCTGGCGCGTCGAGGCCGTGTGCACGGTGGACGGGCGGGGACTCGACGGCGACCAGCTGGACGGAGTGCCGGTCGTCGGTCAACTCGCCGACGCCGCGGGCCATGTGCGCCGTGACGGCTACCGGGTCGTCGCGGTCACACCGGACCCCTACTGGTCACCGGACCGGCTCCAGAAACTGGCCTGGAACCTCGAAGGCAGCGATGCCGAGATGGTCGTGGCCCCCGTGCTGATGGAGGTGGCGGGCCCGCGGCTGCACGTCGACGCGGTGCTCGGCATCCCGCTGCTGCGGGTCAGCATGCCCGCCTTCACCGGAGCCCGCCGGGTGATCAAGGGGGTCATGGACCGGGTGGGCGCGGCGATCCTGCTGGTGATGCTCATGCCGCTGCTGGTGCTCGTCGGGCTGCTCGTGGTGGTGGACAGCAGGGGTGGGATGGTCTACCGCCAGCGCAGGGTCGGCAAGAACGGCCGCGAGTTCATCATTCTCAAGTTCCGCACCATGTCGGCCGGGGCCCACGCCGCACGGGCCCAGCTCGCCGATCGCGACGAGGGTGCGGGGCTGCTGTTCAAGGTCCGCGGGGACCCCCGGGTGACCCGGGTGGGAGCCGTACTGCGGCGGTACTCGATCGACGAAGTCCCGCAGCTGTTCAACGTGTTGACCGGATCGATGTCACTCGTCGGTCCGCGGCCTCCGCTGCCGGAGGAGTCCGCCGCGTACGGTCCCGACATCCGGCGACGCCTCCTGGTCAAGCCCGGGCTCACCGGCCTGTGGCAGATCAGCGGACGCAGCGATCTGCCGTGGGACGAGGCGGTCCGGCTCGACCTGCGGTATGTGGAGGACTGGTCGCTCGCCCTGGACGCGGTGATCTTGTGGAAGACCTTCCGTGCGGTGATCCACGGACAGGGCGCGTACTGA
- a CDS encoding Wzz/FepE/Etk N-terminal domain-containing protein, with translation MTTRTTTDSPAAAPLFDLQALVVAVRRRRRLWCVLALLGLLAGAAVAVLLPPPPSAVTKVLVAHAEDQPNDTGTLMRTDVQVLATTRIAELALTSLKSQEKPEDFMKDYRGTGLTNNLLQIDVTGDTDAQAVARAKALADAFVKDHVQRMQDTAKAEADALLQQRDRMREELTQVNEEIGTQSPEADPKASASLETLYARRAELNSRIADFDERAADARTGTPKVIAGTQIVDAPRVVQHSLPRTMVTDAVIGFLLGLVLGVALAAVGVVVRDRPVLRRDIAAHLGASVISELPRRRGRLWQRRRTRVARERLTTSLSRTVRGSTETVSLLELGSAHATSAIALAVGRALAAEGPAVLVDGLPRLQLAGRRPKPGDPTVVSGERAAAAPHQGRHLGVGSVAPGTAWTDLQYLGTQTVLVVRAGHGSAAWLHTVARQLADQNIAVIGVVLIDPDPRDRTDGTLWDGLQTALRGRIERGVARQNGAGPRRPERQPMWAARGADNDQEAR, from the coding sequence GTGACAACACGTACGACTACGGATTCGCCGGCAGCCGCACCCCTCTTCGACCTGCAGGCACTGGTGGTGGCGGTCCGCAGACGCCGCCGTCTCTGGTGCGTCCTGGCGCTGCTCGGCCTGCTCGCCGGCGCGGCGGTCGCGGTCCTGCTGCCGCCACCGCCGAGCGCGGTGACCAAGGTGCTGGTCGCGCATGCCGAGGACCAGCCGAACGACACCGGGACGCTGATGCGCACCGATGTGCAGGTCCTCGCGACCACCCGGATCGCCGAGCTGGCCCTCACGTCCCTCAAGTCCCAGGAAAAACCAGAGGACTTCATGAAGGACTACCGGGGCACCGGCCTGACCAACAACCTGCTGCAGATCGATGTGACGGGGGACACCGACGCGCAGGCAGTGGCCCGCGCCAAGGCGCTGGCCGATGCGTTCGTCAAGGACCATGTGCAGCGGATGCAGGACACCGCGAAGGCCGAAGCCGACGCCCTGCTCCAGCAGCGTGACCGGATGCGCGAGGAACTCACCCAGGTCAACGAGGAGATCGGGACCCAGTCGCCGGAGGCCGACCCGAAGGCGTCGGCGAGCCTCGAGACGCTCTACGCCCGCCGGGCCGAACTCAACTCGCGGATCGCCGACTTCGACGAGCGCGCCGCGGATGCGCGGACGGGTACGCCCAAGGTCATCGCCGGTACGCAGATCGTGGACGCCCCGCGTGTCGTGCAGCACTCCCTGCCCAGGACGATGGTCACCGACGCCGTGATCGGGTTCCTCCTCGGGCTCGTCCTCGGGGTGGCGCTGGCCGCGGTCGGCGTGGTGGTGCGCGACCGGCCCGTGCTGCGCCGGGACATCGCCGCGCACCTGGGCGCCTCGGTCATCTCGGAACTTCCCCGCCGCCGGGGCAGGTTGTGGCAGCGGCGGCGGACCCGGGTGGCCCGTGAACGGCTCACCACGAGCCTGTCGCGCACCGTACGCGGATCCACCGAAACGGTGTCGCTGCTCGAACTGGGCAGTGCGCACGCCACGAGCGCGATCGCCCTGGCCGTCGGCAGAGCACTGGCGGCGGAGGGGCCCGCGGTCCTCGTCGACGGGCTGCCCCGGCTGCAGCTCGCGGGCCGCCGGCCGAAGCCGGGAGACCCCACCGTCGTCAGCGGCGAGCGTGCCGCGGCCGCCCCGCACCAGGGCCGTCACCTCGGCGTCGGCTCGGTGGCGCCGGGCACGGCGTGGACCGACCTTCAGTACCTCGGCACCCAGACCGTGCTCGTCGTACGCGCCGGGCACGGCAGCGCCGCCTGGCTGCACACCGTGGCACGGCAGTTGGCGGACCAGAACATCGCGGTGATCGGCGTGGTGCTGATCGACCCGGACCCGCGGGACCGGACCGACGGCACGCTGTGGGACGGACTGCAGACCGCGTTGCGCGGCCGGATCGAGCGAGGGGTCGCCCGCCAGAACGGGGCGGGCCCGCGGCGCCCGGAGCGGCAGCCGATGTGGGCCGCACGCGGCGCGGACAACGACCAGGAGGCGCGCTAA
- a CDS encoding nucleotide sugar dehydrogenase, with the protein MRVSVFGLGYVGCVSAACLASMGHEVIGVDVNQVKVDLVNDAKAPVVEERIGELIADVVGSGALRATRDVREAIAGSEISLICVGTPSEANGSLCTTYLERVTEEIGAALAERGGRHTVVFRSTMLPGTCLDLLVPILEKSLGGSAGAGWGDVGVAVNPEFLREGTSVKDFFDPPKTVIGELDPASGDAVTALYDGLPGEVFRVPVPTAEAIKYADNAFHGLKIGFANELGAVCHALGVDSHQVMDVFLADRKLNVSPAYLRPGFAFGGSCLPKDLRSLVFAAQRADVSVPILSHVLASNSDHLQRAVDLVERTGKRRVGLFGLSFKPGTDDLRESPLVELAERLFGKGYDLRIYDANVSLSRLLGANREYIENRLPHLAQLLADSVEEVLEHAEVCLVGTRDPEVVAALPHGEGPLIVDLVRLPDAEARRTEQGYTGLVW; encoded by the coding sequence ATGAGGGTCAGCGTTTTCGGGCTCGGTTACGTGGGCTGCGTGTCGGCCGCGTGCCTGGCGAGCATGGGGCACGAGGTCATCGGGGTGGACGTGAACCAGGTGAAGGTCGACCTGGTCAACGACGCCAAGGCGCCCGTGGTCGAGGAACGGATCGGCGAGCTCATCGCCGACGTCGTGGGGAGCGGAGCCTTACGCGCCACCCGTGACGTCCGCGAGGCGATAGCCGGCAGCGAGATATCGCTGATCTGCGTGGGCACGCCGTCGGAGGCCAACGGCAGCCTGTGCACCACCTACTTGGAACGGGTCACCGAGGAGATCGGTGCAGCGCTCGCGGAGCGGGGCGGGCGGCACACCGTCGTCTTCCGCAGCACCATGCTCCCCGGCACCTGCCTGGACCTGCTCGTGCCGATCCTGGAGAAGAGCCTCGGCGGCTCGGCCGGGGCGGGCTGGGGCGACGTGGGGGTCGCGGTCAACCCCGAGTTCCTGCGCGAGGGCACGAGCGTGAAGGACTTCTTCGACCCGCCCAAGACCGTGATCGGCGAGCTCGACCCGGCCAGCGGCGACGCGGTGACGGCGCTCTACGACGGCCTGCCCGGCGAGGTGTTCCGGGTGCCGGTCCCGACGGCCGAGGCGATCAAGTACGCGGACAACGCGTTCCACGGCCTCAAGATCGGCTTCGCCAATGAGCTGGGCGCGGTCTGCCACGCGCTCGGGGTGGACTCGCACCAGGTGATGGACGTCTTCCTGGCCGACCGCAAACTGAACGTCAGCCCCGCCTATCTGCGGCCCGGCTTCGCCTTCGGCGGATCCTGCCTGCCCAAGGACCTGCGCAGCCTGGTGTTCGCGGCGCAGCGGGCCGACGTCTCGGTGCCGATCCTGTCCCATGTCCTCGCCTCCAACTCCGACCATCTGCAGCGTGCGGTGGACCTGGTCGAGCGCACCGGCAAGCGCCGGGTCGGCCTCTTCGGCCTCTCCTTCAAGCCCGGCACCGACGACCTCCGCGAGAGCCCGCTCGTCGAGCTGGCGGAGCGGCTCTTCGGGAAGGGCTACGACCTGCGGATCTACGACGCCAACGTGAGCCTCTCGCGGCTGCTCGGCGCCAACCGGGAGTACATCGAGAACCGGCTCCCGCACCTCGCGCAGCTGCTCGCCGACTCCGTCGAGGAAGTGCTCGAGCACGCCGAGGTGTGCCTGGTCGGGACCAGGGATCCGGAGGTGGTCGCGGCGCTGCCCCATGGCGAAGGGCCGCTGATCGTCGACCTCGTCCGCCTTCCCGACGCCGAAGCGCGCCGGACCGAACAGGGGTACACGGGTCTTGTCTGGTGA
- a CDS encoding glycosyltransferase family 4 protein: MSGDTSSTGRRALVLVENLSVPFDRRVWQECTTLQGAGWEVHVICPRGEKRDTEPEAVIDGVRIHRYPLRAATGGPAGYLREYGSALWHTARLARKVGPVHVVHACNPPDLLFLAARWLKRRGARFVFDQHDLVPELYLSRFDRGKDLLYRAVCALERRTYRAADVVLATNESYRDVAVSRGGRRPEDVFVVRSAPAVDRFQPVDPEPELKRGKAHLLCYLGVMGPQDGVDYALRALAKLRDDFGRTDWHAVFVGSGDAFDAMVELSRQLGLEEQVQFTGRIPDADLVRYLSTADVCLSPDPRNPLNDVSTMNKVLEYMAMGRPIVSFDLREARVSAGEAAVYAPANDEAEFAKLITTLLDDPQERARMGRIGQERISGPLAWSNSQASLLAAYAAACGDGTTAGTRKRPER; the protein is encoded by the coding sequence TTGTCTGGTGACACGAGCAGTACGGGCCGGCGCGCGCTGGTCCTGGTGGAGAACCTGTCGGTGCCGTTCGACCGGCGGGTGTGGCAGGAGTGCACGACGCTGCAGGGCGCGGGCTGGGAGGTGCACGTCATCTGCCCCCGGGGGGAGAAGCGGGACACGGAACCGGAGGCGGTGATCGACGGGGTGCGGATCCACCGCTACCCGTTGCGCGCGGCGACCGGGGGACCGGCAGGCTACCTGCGGGAGTACGGCTCGGCGCTCTGGCACACGGCCCGCCTCGCCCGCAAGGTCGGCCCGGTCCATGTGGTCCACGCCTGCAACCCGCCCGACCTGCTGTTCCTGGCGGCACGGTGGCTGAAGCGGCGCGGCGCACGGTTCGTCTTCGACCAGCACGACCTCGTACCCGAGCTGTACCTCTCGCGGTTCGACCGCGGCAAGGACCTGCTCTACCGCGCCGTGTGCGCGCTGGAGAGGCGGACCTACCGGGCCGCGGACGTCGTGCTCGCCACGAACGAGAGCTACCGGGACGTCGCGGTGAGCCGTGGCGGCCGCCGCCCCGAGGACGTCTTCGTGGTGCGCAGCGCGCCCGCGGTCGACCGGTTCCAACCGGTGGACCCCGAACCGGAGTTGAAGCGCGGCAAGGCTCATCTCCTGTGCTACCTCGGTGTCATGGGGCCGCAGGACGGCGTGGACTACGCCCTGCGGGCCCTCGCGAAGCTGCGCGACGACTTCGGGCGGACCGACTGGCATGCGGTGTTCGTCGGCTCCGGCGACGCGTTCGACGCGATGGTGGAGCTGTCCCGGCAGCTCGGGCTCGAGGAGCAGGTGCAGTTCACCGGGCGCATTCCGGACGCGGACCTGGTGCGCTATCTGTCCACCGCGGACGTCTGCCTCTCTCCGGACCCGCGCAATCCGCTCAACGACGTGTCGACCATGAACAAGGTCCTGGAGTACATGGCGATGGGCCGGCCGATCGTCTCGTTCGACCTGCGCGAGGCACGCGTCTCCGCCGGTGAGGCGGCCGTCTACGCGCCGGCCAACGACGAGGCCGAGTTCGCCAAACTCATCACGACGCTCCTCGACGATCCGCAGGAGCGGGCCCGGATGGGCCGCATCGGCCAGGAGCGGATCAGCGGGCCGCTCGCCTGGAGCAATTCGCAAGCGTCGCTGCTCGCCGCCTACGCCGCTGCCTGCGGGGACGGTACGACGGCCGGAACAAGGAAGAGGCCGGAGCGTTGA
- the asnB gene encoding asparagine synthase (glutamine-hydrolyzing), with product MCGIAGTYRWPDGKAVTDRLTGILAHRGPDASGRYGHRAGDGEVQLGHRRLSIIDLSETGAQPMVSDGLALTYNGELYNAPELRAELESAGVRFRGTSDTEVLLEAWRRWGTDCLPRLRGMFAFGIFDERTGELVLARDQLGIKPLFLLRRAGGLAFASELKALATATGGALEVDRAAMVASLLYYWVPDSRCALQGAEKLPPGSWLRCRPDGGVERGQFWNLKDVAAEGQERARAGEQIDLAAIVEDSTRRHLLSDVPVATFLSGGLDSSYLTALAARHQPGISAYTIGFRAEDAKFEAMPDDLRYARQVAAQFGVDLHEIEIAPNVLDLLPKMTYHLDEPIGDPAAINTYLICQAAREAGVKVMLSGMGADELFAGYRKHLANLIAVRYQRVPRPLRRGVSAAVDRLPVASARRGYRSVRFAKRFLSFAGLPEETAFRRSYTMYDQEELLALINPDLAGTVDDVLTEHADTYADNELDDFVNRMCLTDARMFLPGLNLAYTDRSSMAASTEVRVPYVDVEVVKAAFAVPGSRKIVGRQGKAVLKEAATSILPREIVYRPKGLFSAPLRAWMSRDLAPLVREVINDGELVNSGFLRRDALARMVAEDAAGQRDFSKHLWHVLTLEYWYRDATSGSRRSEAA from the coding sequence ATGTGTGGCATCGCAGGCACGTACCGATGGCCGGACGGGAAGGCCGTGACCGACCGGCTCACGGGCATCCTCGCCCACCGCGGTCCGGACGCGTCGGGCCGTTACGGTCACCGGGCCGGTGACGGCGAAGTCCAGCTCGGACACCGCCGGCTGTCCATCATCGACCTGTCCGAGACCGGCGCGCAGCCGATGGTCTCGGACGGCCTCGCCCTGACGTACAACGGCGAGCTGTACAACGCGCCCGAACTGCGGGCCGAGCTGGAATCCGCAGGTGTCCGCTTCCGCGGCACCTCCGACACCGAGGTGCTCCTGGAGGCCTGGCGGCGCTGGGGCACGGACTGTCTGCCCCGGCTGCGCGGCATGTTCGCGTTCGGGATCTTCGACGAGCGCACGGGTGAACTGGTGCTGGCCCGCGACCAGTTGGGCATCAAGCCGCTCTTCCTGCTCCGGCGCGCCGGGGGCCTGGCGTTCGCCTCCGAACTCAAGGCGCTCGCCACCGCGACGGGCGGCGCGCTGGAGGTGGACCGGGCCGCGATGGTCGCCTCGCTCCTCTACTACTGGGTGCCGGACTCCCGGTGCGCGCTGCAGGGGGCGGAGAAACTGCCGCCGGGGAGCTGGCTGCGGTGCAGGCCCGACGGCGGGGTGGAGCGCGGGCAGTTCTGGAACCTGAAGGACGTCGCCGCCGAGGGCCAGGAGCGGGCCAGGGCCGGCGAGCAGATCGACCTCGCCGCGATCGTCGAGGACTCGACGCGGCGCCATCTGCTCTCCGACGTCCCCGTCGCGACGTTCCTCTCCGGCGGTCTCGACTCCAGCTATCTGACCGCGCTCGCGGCCCGCCACCAGCCGGGGATCTCCGCGTACACGATCGGATTCCGCGCCGAGGACGCCAAGTTCGAGGCGATGCCGGACGATCTGCGCTACGCCCGGCAGGTGGCGGCACAGTTCGGGGTCGATCTGCACGAGATCGAGATCGCCCCGAACGTCCTCGACCTGCTGCCGAAGATGACGTACCACCTGGACGAGCCGATCGGCGACCCCGCCGCGATCAACACGTATCTGATCTGCCAGGCCGCCCGGGAGGCCGGGGTCAAGGTGATGCTCTCGGGGATGGGCGCCGACGAACTGTTCGCCGGATACCGCAAGCACCTGGCCAACCTGATCGCGGTCCGCTACCAGCGGGTGCCCAGGCCCCTGCGGCGCGGAGTCTCCGCGGCCGTGGACCGGCTGCCGGTCGCGTCGGCCCGCCGCGGATACCGGTCGGTGCGCTTCGCGAAACGGTTCCTCTCCTTCGCCGGACTGCCGGAGGAGACCGCGTTCCGGCGCAGCTACACCATGTACGACCAGGAAGAGCTGCTCGCCCTGATCAACCCCGACCTGGCGGGCACGGTCGACGACGTACTGACCGAACACGCGGACACCTACGCGGACAACGAGCTCGACGACTTCGTCAACCGCATGTGCCTGACCGACGCCCGGATGTTCCTGCCGGGCCTCAACCTCGCCTACACGGACCGCTCCAGCATGGCCGCGTCGACCGAGGTACGGGTGCCGTACGTGGACGTCGAGGTGGTCAAGGCGGCGTTCGCCGTGCCGGGGAGTCGCAAGATCGTCGGCCGGCAGGGCAAGGCCGTCCTCAAGGAGGCGGCCACCTCGATCCTGCCCCGGGAGATCGTCTACCGGCCCAAGGGTCTGTTCAGCGCCCCGCTGCGGGCCTGGATGAGCCGGGATCTTGCGCCGCTGGTGCGCGAGGTGATCAACGACGGCGAGCTCGTCAACTCCGGGTTCCTGCGCCGTGACGCGCTCGCGCGGATGGTCGCCGAGGACGCCGCGGGGCAGCGGGACTTCTCCAAGCACCTGTGGCACGTGCTGACGCTCGAGTACTGGTACCGCGACGCGACCTCCGGCTCCCGCCGGAGCGAAGCGGCCTGA
- a CDS encoding Wzz/FepE/Etk N-terminal domain-containing protein yields the protein MNEDTIRLATIGRMLHRRWRLLAVLTVVGALVGLGAAAVFPPSYTTSASVLLPGQWEERELLTQVDIATSGTVLDRTAVELGWTRVSGDELRGKVTAKASDGNIIKISGTSDTPEHAQRLADQAAKEFVTFAVRIAGGSNGSDATTGLAALRKQVEDTNRRISELSKSADPGKTVEGVQARTSLEKLTTSLEEAMTKLAEADPANVKAGMVVMGPAARPTGEAPPTRIQLVVAGALVFFLVAVVCHLAAARVNRRPRSEREIAAALGSALLGIVDVPDDRHAHLPEAGSAQARLRRLLRVDTRWDAPIPQRAVDTAAGRIGYRRVCARLRDQLPAHQELLAVVPEGDAIARRAAGQLTAEAPGDLVLRTVEVSADRPMVPDRTSESGALVVLSAGTWTTTELNGIAQACADAGHEVVGVVVSDPVLSRPSPSAGHPLDQVNPASSVRSHATGGPA from the coding sequence TTGAACGAAGACACGATCCGCCTGGCCACGATCGGGCGGATGCTCCACCGGAGGTGGCGCCTGCTCGCCGTCCTCACCGTGGTGGGCGCGCTCGTCGGCCTCGGAGCCGCGGCGGTGTTCCCGCCGAGCTACACCACGTCGGCATCGGTCCTGCTGCCAGGGCAGTGGGAGGAGCGCGAACTGCTGACGCAGGTGGACATCGCGACCAGTGGCACGGTGCTCGACCGTACGGCCGTCGAGCTCGGCTGGACCCGGGTCAGCGGTGACGAACTGCGGGGCAAGGTGACCGCCAAGGCCTCCGACGGGAACATCATCAAGATCTCGGGTACGTCCGACACCCCGGAGCACGCGCAGCGGCTCGCCGACCAGGCCGCCAAGGAATTCGTCACGTTCGCCGTACGGATCGCGGGCGGCAGCAACGGCTCCGACGCGACCACGGGGCTCGCGGCGCTGCGCAAGCAGGTCGAGGACACCAACCGCCGGATCAGCGAACTGTCCAAGTCCGCCGATCCGGGGAAGACCGTGGAGGGCGTACAGGCCCGTACGTCACTGGAGAAGCTGACCACCTCGCTGGAAGAGGCCATGACGAAACTGGCCGAGGCTGACCCGGCGAACGTCAAGGCCGGCATGGTCGTCATGGGGCCCGCGGCCCGGCCGACCGGTGAGGCACCGCCGACGCGGATCCAGCTCGTCGTCGCAGGGGCGCTGGTGTTCTTCCTGGTCGCGGTGGTCTGCCATCTCGCCGCCGCGCGGGTGAACAGGCGGCCGCGCAGCGAACGGGAGATCGCCGCCGCTCTGGGATCGGCGCTGCTCGGCATCGTCGACGTACCGGACGACCGGCACGCGCACCTGCCGGAAGCCGGCAGCGCGCAGGCCCGGCTCCGCCGTCTCCTCCGCGTCGACACCCGGTGGGACGCGCCGATTCCGCAGAGGGCCGTCGACACGGCCGCCGGGCGGATCGGCTACCGGCGGGTGTGTGCCCGCCTCCGGGACCAACTGCCCGCCCACCAGGAGCTGTTGGCCGTCGTACCGGAAGGCGACGCGATCGCCCGCCGGGCGGCCGGGCAGCTCACCGCCGAGGCCCCGGGCGATCTGGTCCTGCGGACGGTGGAGGTTTCGGCGGACCGGCCGATGGTGCCGGACCGTACCTCCGAGTCCGGGGCCCTGGTCGTCCTCAGCGCGGGCACCTGGACCACCACGGAGCTCAACGGCATCGCGCAGGCGTGCGCGGACGCCGGGCACGAGGTCGTCGGCGTCGTCGTCTCCGACCCGGTCCTCTCCCGCCCGTCGCCGTCCGCCGGACATCCCCTGGACCAGGTGAATCCGGCGTCGTCGGTCCGCAGCCACGCGACAGGAGGCCCGGCGTGA